Proteins encoded together in one Impatiens glandulifera chromosome 1, dImpGla2.1, whole genome shotgun sequence window:
- the LOC124918970 gene encoding putative invertase inhibitor, which produces MKSLITLFSLLVLLSLLLSTITTAQNLIEKTCKQSSETNPNIKYGFCSSSLQAAPASRCAALRGLGSIAIRLVRYNLTDTRCETKMLLKNNLTMDPFVKSCLMDCFDLYSDAMLSVKQAMKSFNFQRYDDANIQISSIMDAASTCEDGFKERKGLVSPLKKRNDDAFALSAIVLSIMNLLQKRSQY; this is translated from the coding sequence atgaagtctTTGATCACCTTATTCTCTCTCCTTGTTCTTCTATCTCTCCTCCTCTCCACCATAACAACAGCTCAAAACCTAATAGAAAAAACCTGCAAACAATCATCTGAAACAAACCCAAACATAAAATACGGATTCTGTTCAAGTTCCCTTCAAGCCGCACCAGCCAGCCGTTGCGCCGCCCTTCGCGGCCTGGGTTCAATCGCAATCCGACTGGTTCGTTACAATTTGACAGACACGAGATGCGAAACGAAGATGCTTCTTAAGAACAATTTGACGATGGATCCTTTCGTGAAGTCTTGTCTAATGGATTGTTTTGATCTTTATTCGGATGCTATGCTTTCTGTTAAACAGGCGatgaaaagttttaattttcaGAGATATGACGATGCTAATATACAGATAAGTTCTATTATGGATGCGGCGAGTACTTGTGAAGATGGGTTTAAAGAAAGGAAAGGATTGGTTTCGCCGTTGAAGAAGAGGAATGATGATGCGTTTGCCTTGTCGGCGATTGTTCTTTCTATTATGAATTTGCTTCAGAAACGATCTCAATATTGA
- the LOC124921683 gene encoding vesicle transport protein GOT1-like: MIPIEANDVKKIGLGLTGFGVLFTLMGILFFFDKGYIAIGNILFVSGVTLTIGVTSTLQFFMRRQNFKGSISYGVGFLLILIGWPMIGMIVETYGFFILFSGFWPTLSVFLQRIPIVGLIFRQPIVTSFFERTRGRRVPV; the protein is encoded by the exons ATGATTCCAATAGAAGCGAACGATGTGAAAA AAATTGGACTAGGGTTGACTGGCTTTGGCGTGTTGTTTACATTAATGGGAATCTTATTCTTCTTTGACAAAGGATACATTGCCATTGGAAAT ATACTTTTCGTATCAGGAGTTACCTTAACCATTGGTGTGACATCAACCCTTCAATTCTTCATGAGACGACAGAATTTCAAG GGCTCCATTTCATACGGTGTGGGTTTTCTCTTGATCCTCATTGGCTGGCCCATGATTGGCATGATTGTAGAAACTTACGGTTTCTTCATTCTCTTCAG TGGTTTCTGGCCGACGTTGTCTGTTTTTCTTCAGAGGATACCTATTGTCGGTTTGATATTCAGACAACCTATTGTAACATCG TTCTTTGAGAGGACCCGAGGCAGAAGAGTGCCAGTTTGA
- the LOC124921685 gene encoding probable purine permease 11, with product MEDRSLTIQSPLLKLKSWKWWCLVALNIFFLIIGQAAAVILGRVYYDHGGNSKWMATLVQTVAFPILFVPCLFLSSSEESTTNSSTQLIYLVLIYVGLGVLIAGDNMLYSIGLLYLSASTYSLICATQLAFNAVFSYFINSQKFTMLIFNSVVVLTLSAALLAIDDDSGIALGVSRSKYFLGFITTIGASALYSLLLSLMQLSFQKFLKKETFSVVLYMQIYTSLVATLVSLVGLFASGDWKGIKNEMDSFTSGRTSYVMVLVWISISWQVCSVGVVGLIFVVSSLFSNVISTLSLALTPVAAVVVLHDKMNGVKAIVLLLAFWGFTTYIYQNYIDEQKIRKESTEEDYEACSSNHVN from the coding sequence ATGGAAGATAGGAGTCTAACTATCCAATCGCCATTGTTGAAACTCAAAAGTTGGAAATGGTGGTGTCTTGTAGCTCTTAACATATTCTTTCTTATTATTGGTCAAGCTGCTGCTGTTATTCTAGGAAGAGTTTACTATGATCATGGTGGTAATAGTAAATGGATGGCAACTCTAGTTCAAACTGTTGCTTTTCCAATTCTATTTGTTCCTTGTTTATTCCTCTCCTCATCTGAGGAATCTACGACTAATTCCTCTACACAGTTAATCTATTTGGTGTTGATATATGTCGGTCTTGGAGTTCTAATTGCGGGTGATAACATGCTCTATTCTATCGGCTTGTTATACCTCTCTGCTTCAACCTATTCTCTCATATGTGCAACTCAACTAGCTTTCAATGCTGTTTTCTCATACTTCATCAATTCTCAAAAGTTCACTATGCTTATATTCAATTCTGTCGTTGTTCTTACTCTATCCGCCGCACTCCTTGCCATCGACGATGATTCTGGTATAGCATTAGGGGTTTCAAGGTCAAAATACTTTCTTGGATTTATAACAACAATTGGTGCTTCTGCCCTTTACTCCCTATTGCTCTCGCTAATGCAGCTTTCGTTTCAAAAGTTCCTAAAGAAAGAAACTTTTTCAGTTGTTCTTTACATGCAAATCTACACTTCTCTAGTAGCTACTCTTGTTTCTCTAGTGGGATTATTTGCGAGTGGGGATTGGAAAGGTATTAAGAATGAAATGGATTCGTTTACATCGGGGAGGACTTCCTATGTTATGGTTTTGGTTTGGATTTCGATTTCTTGGCAAGTTTGTTCAGTTGGGGTTGTGGGATTAATATTTGTGGTGTCTTCTTTATTCTCGAATGTGATTAGTACCCTTTCGTTGGCTCTTACTCCGGTTGCTGCTGTTGTTGTTCTTCATGATAAGATGAATGGGGTGAAGGCGATTGTTTTGCTTTTGGCGTTTTGGGGATTTACTACTTATATTTATCAGAATTATATCGATGAACAGAAGATTAGGAAGGAATCGACTGAAGAAGATTACGAGGCATGCAGTAGTAATCACGTCAattga
- the LOC124933059 gene encoding uncharacterized protein LOC124933059, which translates to MKCKKHSIDYSSNIGVCATCLRERLFNLIAAKNRDDRGGGSESQPSPLVFPRSVSPYGCRRSSNDNDLIINHRQLNHSLSDQRFFSTPQIWSSNDRDGMRNEMKKKKKSRFSIFARLFRSKSEKIGMDPRVSISNNSGDSSSSPSWFTTMLSYNNKKKSKLFSFDESTSHGGGGVSRKSKTSRYHRDRGMSPVSGPEIDDDCCDRSSGYSSESSNHVYKMTPVKAAESVRRGGGGGRPSHSRNLSGLTFCLSPLVRASPSRQWNQKGMSMSTTEMMHGGGGGDNRPPAAKPYLSTAASFCSNRSRKLADFGRLNHKNH; encoded by the coding sequence ATGAAGTGCAAGAAGCACTCAATCGATTACAGTAGCAATATCGGCGTTTGCGCTACTTGTCTCCGGGAACGGTTATTCAATCTCATCGCCGCTAAGAACAGAGATGATCGCGGCGGAGGATCAGAATCGCAACCGTCTCCCTTAGTATTTCCTCGTTCCGTCTCGCCTTACGGATGTCGACGAAGTTCGAATGATAACGATTTGATCATTAATCATCGTCAGTTGAATCACAGCTTATCCGATCAACGATTCTTCTCAACTCCACAGATATGGTCGAGTAATGATCGCGACGGGATGAGAAacgagatgaagaagaagaagaaaagtcgATTTTCAATCTTCGCTAGGTTGTTCAGATCTAAATCGGAGAAAATCGGAATGGATCCTAGGGTTTCAATTTCCAATAATTCTGGTGATTCATCTTCATCTCCTTCCTGGTTCACTACTATGCTTTCTTATAACAATAAGAAGAAATCGAAACTATTCTCCTTCGATGAATCAACATCTCACGGCGGAGGAGGCGTTTCTCGTAAAAGTAAAACAAGTCGTTATCATCGAGATCGAGGAATGTCACCTGTAAGTGGTCCAGAAATCGACGATGATTGTTGTGATAGATCAAGCGGTTACTCATCTGAATCGTCTAATCATGTATACAAGATGACGCCGGTGAAGGCGGCTGAATCGGTCCGGCGAGGCGGCGGTGGAGGACGTCCGAGTCATTCGAGAAACTTGTCAGGTTTAACCTTCTGTTTGAGTCCTTTAGTTAGGGCGAGTCCGAGTAGACAGTGGAATCAGAAAGGAATGTCAATGTCGACGACGGAAATGATGcacggcggcggcggcggcgataATAGACCGCCGGCGGCGAAGCCTTATCTTTCGACGGCGGCATCTTTCTGTTCGAATAGATCGAGAAAACTTGCTGATTTTGGAAGGTTGAATCATAAAAACCATTAA